In Bacillus marinisedimentorum, the following proteins share a genomic window:
- a CDS encoding Mrp/NBP35 family ATP-binding protein has protein sequence MVTEAQAREILQELQDPHLHKSLGETNGIQEIKIKEDKEHISVKIALSRTGTAEQMTLQQQIVDGLKSAGAKTVGIRFADLPEDEVAKHQAVDQSGKTDILSPASKTEFIAIASGKGGVGKSTVSVNLAIALARAGKKVGLVDADIYGFSVPDMMGIADKPKVRGEKIIPVERFGVKVISMGFFVEDNAPVVWRGPMLGKMLNNFFQEVEWGDLDYLLLDLPPGTGDVALDVHTMLPASKEIIVTTPHPTAAFVAARAGAMAIKTDHEVLGVIENMSYFESKVTGEKEYVFGRGGGEKLADELKTEVLGQLPLQQPDWNDDDFAPSVYDEDHPIGKRYTEIAAKVIDSLSK, from the coding sequence ATGGTAACAGAAGCACAGGCTCGTGAAATTTTACAGGAGCTGCAGGATCCGCATTTACATAAAAGCCTTGGAGAAACAAATGGAATCCAGGAAATTAAAATCAAGGAAGATAAAGAGCATATCAGTGTAAAAATTGCTCTCTCCAGAACAGGTACTGCAGAACAGATGACACTGCAGCAGCAGATTGTAGACGGCTTGAAGAGTGCAGGCGCCAAGACAGTGGGAATCCGCTTTGCCGATCTTCCGGAAGACGAAGTGGCGAAGCACCAGGCTGTTGACCAGTCCGGAAAAACTGACATTTTGTCACCGGCCAGCAAAACTGAATTCATCGCAATTGCAAGCGGTAAAGGCGGGGTCGGGAAATCCACGGTCTCCGTCAACCTGGCTATTGCACTGGCAAGGGCAGGGAAAAAAGTCGGCCTTGTTGATGCTGATATTTATGGTTTCAGTGTACCTGACATGATGGGTATTGCTGATAAGCCGAAAGTCAGAGGAGAAAAGATCATTCCGGTGGAGCGTTTTGGTGTCAAAGTCATTTCAATGGGATTCTTTGTTGAAGACAACGCACCTGTCGTGTGGCGCGGGCCGATGCTTGGAAAAATGCTCAACAACTTCTTTCAGGAAGTCGAGTGGGGCGATTTGGACTACTTGCTGCTTGATCTTCCTCCTGGCACAGGGGACGTAGCCCTTGATGTACACACAATGCTTCCGGCATCAAAAGAGATCATCGTGACAACGCCTCATCCGACTGCAGCATTTGTGGCAGCGCGCGCAGGCGCAATGGCAATCAAGACAGATCACGAAGTCCTTGGTGTTATCGAAAACATGTCTTACTTCGAAAGCAAAGTGACAGGCGAAAAAGAATACGTATTCGGCCGCGGCGGCGGAGAAAAGCTCGCTGACGAACTGAAAACCGAAGTTCTTGGACAATTGCCGCTACAGCAGCCTGACTGGAATGATGATGATTTTGCCCCGTCGGTTTACGACGAAGATCATCCAATCGGAAAGCGGTATACCGAAATCGCCGCTAAAGTCATCGATTCCTTATCCAAGTAA
- the gerD gene encoding spore germination lipoprotein GerD: MRRIYPLLMVLALALGGCAAEATDSSQPNYDETKKMVVDILKTDEGKKAIQDLVADEKIKEQMVLDQAFVKKTIEENLTSDKGKEFWKKQFEDPKFAETFAKSMQKQQEELMKKLMKDPDYQKSMIELYQNPDMEKQLLTVMKGQEFRQHLQKLMQETFESPLFKAKIQDLLMKAAEEAGSGQQKEGGGEQGGAGQGGGQDDQGGGGAGGG, from the coding sequence ATGCGGCGTATTTATCCGCTCCTTATGGTACTGGCACTGGCGCTGGGCGGGTGTGCCGCTGAAGCCACTGACAGCAGCCAGCCTAACTATGATGAAACGAAAAAAATGGTCGTTGACATATTAAAAACCGATGAAGGGAAAAAAGCAATCCAGGACCTTGTTGCAGATGAAAAAATAAAAGAACAAATGGTCCTCGATCAAGCTTTTGTAAAGAAAACCATTGAAGAAAACCTTACTTCAGATAAAGGTAAGGAATTCTGGAAGAAACAGTTTGAGGATCCCAAATTCGCGGAAACCTTTGCGAAAAGCATGCAAAAACAGCAGGAAGAGCTGATGAAGAAACTGATGAAGGATCCCGATTACCAAAAATCAATGATTGAACTGTACCAGAATCCAGATATGGAAAAACAATTGTTGACTGTGATGAAAGGCCAGGAATTCCGCCAGCATTTGCAAAAATTGATGCAGGAGACATTTGAAAGCCCGCTGTTCAAGGCAAAAATCCAGGACCTTCTTATGAAAGCAGCGGAAGAAGCAGGTTCCGGCCAGCAAAAAGAAGGCGGCGGTGAACAGGGCGGTGCCGGTCAAGGCGGCGGCCAGGATGACCAGGGTGGCGGTGGAGCCGGCGGAGGATGA